The Pseudodesulfovibrio sp. JC047 genome includes the window CTTTGGCCTGTGGTCCGATGGGCGCACCAGGTCCTTCGCCTTCGTCAATAAGCCCTTGAGTCTGAAGATAGGCCCAAAACTGTTTGCTGGCTTCAAGATGTGGATTAACTGTCAAACTCTTTAAAAGATACTTCTTGCAATCGCCAATGTTGCCCTTTTCATAATAGCATCGAGCTATATTATGAAAAAGGTGTTCGTCATTCTTTACCAATTCTTCAGCCCGCAAATAATATTGCAAAGCCTGGTCGTACATTCTGTTCTTGCGCATGTTGATGCCAAAATCATTAAACAGATGCTTGTGTTCGGTCTCAAAGGCCGCTTCGAGTCCGACCAGCCGCTCAAAAATATCATTGGCCTTTACCTGATCCCCTCGATCGAGATAGGTCAACCCCAAACCAAAATTGGCCCGAACATTTTCTTCATCAATGGCCATGGCCTGCTGATATTCAAACTCGGCACTGTACGCCGCACCACGTTCGCGATGCTTTTCTCCACGCACCACCGCCCCGTCCATCTCCTTGATGGCCGGGTACACCGTGCTCACATAAAATTCTGGTTCTGGATTGAACTTGGACAAGAACTCGTCCCGATCAATCTGCCGCTTCGGGCCGGAAGGCACATAATTCTTATTCAGGGGCTGAATGGAAATCACGCCCCTGTCCTCTTCTTCAACATTCCAATAGGTCTTTTGAATCGTCTTCCGCTGCGTGGTGCCGGTACCAACTTTCGCAACAGTCTGCGTGGAAAAGATCCCCTTGATCTTTTCCGCACCGTCTCGAACAATTTCCTGCTTGGTGCCGACTTTCGGTTCCTGCTCGGACATCAGACTCTCCTATGTGGCCTGTTTCATCTCCTCGACAATAGCCAATGCGGTTTCCCGCGGGGCAGAAGCCTGCGTGATCGGCCGCCCTACCACAAGATAATCGGAGCCGCTTCGCACCGCCTGTGCAGGAGTGACAACCCGCCGTTGATCGCCAGCATCGCTCGAAG containing:
- a CDS encoding tetratricopeptide repeat protein produces the protein MSEQEPKVGTKQEIVRDGAEKIKGIFSTQTVAKVGTGTTQRKTIQKTYWNVEEEDRGVISIQPLNKNYVPSGPKRQIDRDEFLSKFNPEPEFYVSTVYPAIKEMDGAVVRGEKHRERGAAYSAEFEYQQAMAIDEENVRANFGLGLTYLDRGDQVKANDIFERLVGLEAAFETEHKHLFNDFGINMRKNRMYDQALQYYLRAEELVKNDEHLFHNIARCYYEKGNIGDCKKYLLKSLTVNPHLEASKQFWAYLQTQGLIDEGEGPGAPIGPQAKGSSLDGKKSGKGHGAAPGSLSLKLD